In Coturnix japonica isolate 7356 chromosome 11, Coturnix japonica 2.1, whole genome shotgun sequence, the sequence TGTTCCAGCTTATTGACCAGCACTTCAGATCCTCACCTCTAACACACAACCAGCTTTACCACTAGTGATaaggcagcaggaagcaaagaagaatCACCTTCACTATTCCCAGAGGGCTGTGAAACTCTACCCGAAGAGCCAGGAGTTTAATCCTGTGATGGATGTGACCTTCTGCTCTCAATCTCTGCTGGAGACTCGGTTCTCACACAGCCTGAGGGAGCCACAAATGGCATAAAGCCCTTCTGAGAGGGAGAATAAAAAGCTCAAAGTGCTCCGTAAGGGAGGGCTCAGATCCTTCctgcacaacacacacacatttacagAGCAAAACCTGCTGAGTTCTGTTAGACAAACCCATCTCATGGCTGGGGAGGGGAATGCAATAAAGGATGTGTTCAACTTGCAACCAACGCCTTCCTCACCAATTGCTCTTCTTCTTCATACAAAGATCCCAATTATCTCCTCCTACAGAGAGAGGATTCATAACAAAAGGGGCTGGGATGGTTTGCAGCACAACTCACAGTTTGGAGATTTAGCTGGGCAGGATTTTCCTATGGCGCATTGCTGAGCTGAATGATGGCCTATGGGGAACCTGGCTCACTCCTACCAGCAGCTCACAGAGGCATCGTATAGAAAGAAACTGAGCTCAGGAGCTTTCTGTGCAAGCAGCAATCAGCTGGGATGGAACAAGCTGAGGGAGGCAGCCCTGAACCCATAATGGCCACCCTGACAGTCCGTGTCCATCCAGTTCATTAGATGTTCCATGATCCAACTCTGAGCTTCAGTTATTTTGGTTCCAGTCCATTCTTTGCAATAAGAAAGCTCCGTGTCCTCCCTCTGCAGGGTCCCTTCAGCTATTCAAAGCTACGTTACAGACCAGGTACCAAAGACTGCTATGGGGAACAGTGAGGGGGCAGCGGGGAGGAAAGGGCACTCGTGGGTATTTTTAACAGGGATGTGTACATTGAGGGGGGTAAAAAGGCTTTATTAAAAGTGCATGCTTTCCTTCAGAGGTACCAAGAGCAAGGAATCCCCAGCCTATCTCTGGTCGGGGAGCGCAGCAGCCTTTGCAGCCCCTAGCCCTGTCCATCACCAATCACCCATCAAGTGGCCAACGACTGAAtattcttcagcatttcatcAAATGCCTCTCGGGAAGGAGCTTCTGCGTTCTGAAAGGAGACCTTGATCCGACTGTACAGACTGAAGGACTTCAGCTCCAGCCAGATGAAACCAAAGCGATCGTCgtcaaagagaacaaaaacaccGGGTGTTCGTTCGGGGCTGGTGAATCCATGGCCAGCAATGAGCCCCGTCCCATAGAAactgcagggagagaagagcaaagaaaggtTTAGAAATAGCCCAAACTGCCCAATATTTAACAGTAATATTAATAACATTATTACAATCGATCCAGTGCCAAACAGCCTGCctagagcagagcagggaggttTAATTCACTTGGTTCTCATGACAAAACACCACTGATATCATTTCAAAACCAGCAAACCATCCATTGCTATGTATATTTATCTGAGCCCTCCTGGTGGCTTCTAATCAGCACCTGCAAAATGAGGATGAGTTTTGTAGCTCAGCCCAGTGATTCAACTGCAACTCGGAGATCAACCTGGGTGCAGACAGCcctcaaagggaagaaaacacacGAGGAGAGGGAGATCAGAAAGGGAAACCTTGTGACAAAGCCAGGGGAAAGGCgagaaaggaaaatcttaaCAGGAGCTGGGGAGGAGTAAAGGTCAGTCTAACCTCCAAGCAAGCAGCAGGTGGAGCAGGCTTTGATTCAAACACAGCTTGCGTGTGACAGCAGGAGCCTGCTGGGATTAACCAGCTATTGGTAAGCTTTTCCATGAGCACAGATGTTTGGCTGAAGGTCACCTGTCTAAGCCTCAGCTTCTGGGCTCTGTTTCCACACCTCATTTAGCATTCTGCTTCACTGAGCCCAGGCTCCTCTCTATGAGGCTCTCTGTGAACCTGCACCTCCTGCTTATGGTGCTCAGCACCTTGTAGAGTTGGTGCCAAGGCAGCAGATGCcagggaggggtgggagggagcaCTGTGTTCCCACAGCCAAGGAACACAAATGACACACAGGATCAGGAAGCAGCTCAGATCTCCAGATTTACGAGCTGAGCAGTTCTTGGAGGGGATAAAAGGGCAGAACAGAGCAAGGTGCTAGCTCTAGAAGTAACAGGATGAACACAGAAATCTACAAAGGAAGCAGGATTGCGGGTGGCAGCATGGCTAAGAAAGAGAATTAAGCCAGAGTGGAAGAAAAgggcagcagagaaagaaagcatgaGCACAAGGGGCTGGGAGATCTGTGTGCAGGTAAAGGGCAAACAAATACAGTTTCAAAGATTACTCTGTCAGTTTCAAGAAGCAAACGGCACAAACAGGCTACAAAACAACTCGCCCTCATTACCAAATGCGGCAGGTCCGGGGATAGTCCTCGTTCCTTGATATGACCCCCATGGGCAGCACGAAGGGCTGTGATGCTGGAGCCTTGTCCTGGGCTGCCCGCTCTGCCCCAGCTGCAGTCTCTTCCCCCTCAGCACCTTCTCCTCcttggggctgtgcagcaggagaggaggCAGCTTGTTGAGAGCGATCCTCGTCCTCTCCCCgttgctgctcctcctgctcctccctccGCACTTGCTCCTGCACCTCCAGGACGATGCGGGAGAGCTCACTGAAATCACGAAGGTTCTCGATGTCAGGAAGCTGCAGGGGGTGAGCCAGGTCTATCTCCACTGTTTGCTGCCCAGCCGGGATGTTGGGATCTccctggagaggagaagaaacaaagcagctgctgcagggcagggtaCTACGGGCTTCTGCTGAGTTCACCCTATCATACACCCATTAAGTTGGTAACAGAAGACATCAGGCTTTGCTCATTGAATTCTCTATGCCTCCCACAAACACGAATGTCAGACCAAACGCTACAAGATAGGCTGGATTTGTGAGGATGAAAGAAAGCATCAACCGCATCAGTGCTGTGTCAGAATCCCTCCCTGCAGAGAGGAAGGAGCTCACCAGCTTGGCACCAAAGAGCTGCTGCTATTTGGTACCTGCTCCCCTGATGTACCTGAATGATCTCCAATGATCTGCTCTACCAGTTGCTCACAGAAAGTAGCTCATAAAgatagaaaagggaaagagagcCAGGTAGCACCAtgaaaagctttgcagagcaaTTTCTAGCTACGCTGGCACATGTTCAGACCCACTaatgccaccaacatccacaAGGAAATAAGCtttggggctgcagcacctgaTAACCTTCCCCTTGCTCCTGTGGATCCATGGCATCAATGGAAGATTAATTTAACAAACAGGTGAGAGAAGTTCAAGCGCACTCACAGTGATTTTAGTCCCCTTAGCTTTCCTTCCGTGAAAGCTCAACATGACAATCTCCAGCCCGTGGCTCCCATACGTTCCCTTGAAGAGACCTGGCTTGATGAGGTCGTCAGGGCTGCTCGGAGGGAGGTAGATGCGTCGATATGTCAAGCAGTTGCTGTGCAAAAGGAAAGGTCAGAGAGGTTAAGAGAGGACTCCCAGACATGAAGAACGTGTTTGAGACAGCTCTGGGTTGCCATCGTGTCAGAAGCAGGATGTGTGTTCTCAGTGTTACAACAAGCTCCACGTTTCATCTCAGGCATGTGCAAACACACCTCCCCTCCACTTCCCTCTACCAGTCCCTGTTAACACACCATGATGCTCCTGTTACAAGGCCACAACAGGCCTCAGAAACACTCCCTGTCAGTTCTAAAGGACCAAAGGAGCAAAGTGTATCTCAGTGTCTGCTATTAGAACTTTGAAGTGATAGTCAAGATAAGTTCTTGAGCACTGTGTCACTGTGCACCACAAAGCATGTTGTTTAGTAACAAGGCTACCAAGCAGAGTCCCTCAGGATCACAGATATTCACTCTGCCTTTGAAATGAACACTGTCAGATGGCTCAAATACCGTGCCCAGCTATTTTAGCAAACGTGTAATGGAAGCAGTAATAATAAACCCATATCTTGCCCAGCAAACAGAAAGGGTTGTGCTGCCCCGTATCTAAACAAAATGACATTCCTCTGGCTTAATACCTAAAAAGAGCTGGTGCCCTTACTCATATTGGCTGGTGTAGATGAACTTCATCAAGATGAGCTCTTGCATGTGCTCGTGGAAGATGTCCTCCAGTGTGCGACCCCACTCTTCCCGCAGCCACGTCCGGAATTCCTGTAGCAAGACAAGAGATGTTTTATTTGCAATATGGGTACAGCTCCCCATCTGAGCACAACGGCCACACACTGACAGCTGTGtatgggggggggctgggaaCAAGCAAATACTGCTGCAGAGTGGGCAGCAATAAGAGTTTAACTGTTATCACAGTGACTGCACTCCCAGCAAGGCTCTGCACCATAAAGATATGCTTCCCTTCACATCAATCCTATGTGAACCAATGTGACCCCTCAGAACAAAAGCATAAGCATCACCTGTTACTGCAAATCAGCTCATCTGCTGCTATGTCCTGATTTATCCTGCAGGAACCCATGTGTGTACCCATaacagcctgctcctgtgcccTACCCTAAGCACAAAAGGGGAAgcttctgaaaagcactgaagatTTAGGGGGTTAAATCCTGCCCATATAATAGTGATGCATCTAAACCTGAAAAACAATATCTCCTGAAGTCCCTCCACAGCAGCTTTGACAAGTTAATACCCTCACATGAGTTGGCCTGCTAACAGCTTACACTGAGACAGCAGCCTACCCAGCAGCATTCCCAACCTGCTTTATCATCTAAAGCCAGATCCCCCAATTACCATAATGCCACCCATCCTTAACACGGTGCTTTGAAAGCATTAAAGCATTTCTcatctgctgcagaagcagaaaacacttAATGAAACCTTTCACCCAGCTGTTCCCCATTAGCAGGCAGACATCTTAAAGCACGAGTTAGAAGCAAGAAAGGGATCAGGTCTGTCATGCTGAGCAAGTTGGGCTCCTGGCTGCAATGCCACTACCTGGAGCAGCTATGAGCTGAAGGCTTCCACCTTAAAcgtgcagctgggagcaggatgAGGCTGGATACGCCTTACACAGTCACCTTACACAGTCACGgggtaaacaaacaaatggagcTTTAATCCCACAACAAAGAAGACAAGCAGTAGAAAGGTGCCCCGCTGACAAGCCCATATTCAAATGCAGCTGGTGTTCAACATTAGGAAAGATCTTCATTATACAGACAGCAGTACTGCAGAGATCAATGACCGGAGAGCATTGCAGCACACAGTGAACACCGCTGCCTTTCTTCAGACAGCCCTGCTAACAAAAAGGACCAGCACCACAGCATGGGTGCTCAGGATCCAACAGCAATGGGGAAAACAGCACCTTGCTGGGGAACCCTACCCCTAAACCTCTGCTTTGTTCAGCTGGATGGACAGAGCAGCTTGCTCTCACACTGCTATGTACTGAGGTAGGGCCTGGTGTCCACCCAGGTGCTCTGTAAGCATAATGCTGAGCTGATCCCATCCGCCGAATCCTTACATCAAACCTCGGTGCATGCAGGAGATCCCCAAGATCCTGCAGGTCTTGATGTGTGCCCATTTTAAGCTTTGATTCAAGCA encodes:
- the FBXO31 gene encoding F-box only protein 31 isoform X2, coding for MAVCARLCGVGPARGCRRRGAAREQRRGGGADSEPDTDTDPEETGGGGGASVEDDELTERIECAGPAPHPAEVGPNGRAPLSILELPPELLVQIFGSLPGTDLPSLARVCTTFRRILRTDTIWRRRCREEYGVCENLRKLEITGVSCRDVYAKLLHRYRHILGLWQPDIGPYGGLLNVVVDGLFIIGWMYLPPHDPHVDDPMRFKPLFRIHLMERKSATVECMYGHKGPHNGHIQIVKKDEFSTKCNQTDHHRMSGGRQEEFRTWLREEWGRTLEDIFHEHMQELILMKFIYTSQYDNCLTYRRIYLPPSSPDDLIKPGLFKGTYGSHGLEIVMLSFHGRKAKGTKITGDPNIPAGQQTVEIDLAHPLQLPDIENLRDFSELSRIVLEVQEQVRREEQEEQQRGEDEDRSQQAASSPAAQPQGGEGAEGEETAAGAERAAQDKAPASQPFVLPMGVISRNEDYPRTCRICFYGTGLIAGHGFTSPERTPGVFVLFDDDRFGFIWLELKSFSLYSRIKVSFQNAEAPSREAFDEMLKNIQSLAT
- the FBXO31 gene encoding F-box only protein 31 isoform X3 → MAVCARLCGVGPARGCRRRGAAREQRRGGGADSEPDTDTDPEETGGGGGASVEDDELTERIECAGPAPHPAEVGPNGRAPLSILELPPELLVQIFGSLPGTDLPSLARVCTTFRRILRTDTIWRRRCREVLHRYRHILGLWQPDIGPYGGLLNVVVDGLFIIGWMYLPPHDPHVDDPMRFKPLFRIHLMERKSATVECMYGHKGPHNGHIQIVKKDEFSTKCNQTDHHRMSGGRQEEFRTWLREEWGRTLEDIFHEHMQELILMKFIYTSQYDNCLTYRRIYLPPSSPDDLIKPGLFKGTYGSHGLEIVMLSFHGRKAKGTKITGDPNIPAGQQTVEIDLAHPLQLPDIENLRDFSELSRIVLEVQEQVRREEQEEQQRGEDEDRSQQAASSPAAQPQGGEGAEGEETAAGAERAAQDKAPASQPFVLPMGVISRNEDYPRTCRICFYGTGLIAGHGFTSPERTPGVFVLFDDDRFGFIWLELKSFSLYSRIKVSFQNAEAPSREAFDEMLKNIQSLAT